One window of Populus nigra chromosome 5, ddPopNigr1.1, whole genome shotgun sequence genomic DNA carries:
- the LOC133693921 gene encoding DNA excision repair protein ERCC-1, translated as MEREERGEERNTNSSNQNKKVLIQIPSYQEVIESSQVKPTQTQESSFFKPSQTFSQAFSFIKNSEFYSPPPPPPPSKSEHGPSSSATTSEKVSPSLLASAPAASFGGGVASSSVQNNQSRNAILVSHRQKGNPLLKHIRNVKWAFADVVCDYLLGQSSCALYLSLRYHLLHPDYLYYRIRELQKNCKLRVVLCHVDVEDVVKPLLEVTKTALLHDCTLLCAWSLEECGRYLETIKMYENKPADLIQGQMDTDYSSRLHHALTTVRRVNKTDVVTLGSTFGSLSNIMDASMEDLARCPGIGERKVKRLYDTFHEPFKRVVSSHPVVPQTPVQKDTEPSSVNEVAEMEMEEANANKRRKKEPELTVKSALSSAFAKYATDKLGNKKFQGEKVGETSTAIASEAETRKTSG; from the exons atggagagagaagaaagaggagAAGAGCGAAACacaaattcatcaaaccaaaacaaaaaagtacTAATACAAATACCATCCTACCAAGAAGTAATTGAAAGCTCACAAGTTAAACCTACACAAACACAAGAATCTTCATTCTTTAAGCCATCACAAACTTTCTCTCAAGCTTTCTCCTTTATTAAAAACTCTGAATTCtactctcctcctcctcctccaccaccttcAAAATCTGAACATGGGCCTAGTAGTTCTGCAACCACGAG TGAAAAGGTTTCACCATCTCTATTGGCATCAGCTCCTGCTGCTTCTTTTGGTGGTGGAGTGGCTTCATCTTCAGTACAAAATAACCAGAGTCGCAATGCTATTCTTGTTAGTCATAGACAG AAGGGAAACCCCTTGCTTAAACATATTAGGAATGTAAAGTGGGCTTTTGCGGATGTTGTTTGTGACTATTTGCTTGGACAGAGCTCATGTGCTCTTTATCTAAG TCTTAGATATCATTTACTCCATCCAGACTACCTATATTACCGTATAAGAGAGCTACAAAAGAACTGCAAGCTTCGTGTTGTTCTATGCCATGTTGATGTG GAGGATGTAGTTAAGCCTTTACTTGAAGTCACAAAAACAGCTCTGCTTCATGATTGTACACTATTATGTGCTTGGAG CTTGGAGGAATGTGGTCGATACTTGGAGACTATAAAAATGTATGAAAACAAGCCTGCAGACCTTATTCAGGGCCAAATGGATACTGACTATTCATCTCGG CTACATCATGCTCTCACAACTGTTCGACGTGTTAACAAGACAGATGTGGTAACACTTGGATCTACATTTGGG TCTCTTTCTAATATCATGGATGCATCCATGGAAGATCTAGCTCGTTGCCCTGGAATAGGAGAGCGCAAG GTGAAACGCTTGTATGATACTTTTCATGAACCATTCAAGCGTGTAGTTTCAAGCCACCCTGTTGTTCCACAAACCCCAGTCCAGAAAGACACTGAACCTTCCTCAGTCAATGAAGTTGCAGAAATGGAGATGGAGGAAGCAAATGCAAACAAACGTAGGAAGAAAGAACCAGAATTAACTGTCAAGTCAGCCCTATCTTCTGCATTTGCAAAGTATGCTACTGATAAATTGGGTAATAAGAAATTCCAAGGAGAAAAGGTCGGAGAAACAAGTACTGCCATTGCCTCGGAAGCTGAAACTAGGAAAACCTCTGGTTAA
- the LOC133694000 gene encoding probable LRR receptor-like serine/threonine-protein kinase At3g47570, which yields MYGNLSVPCLSYPIFFRLFSSFSSALRNQKVMALALRFRCVAVLVFLLSSPSALPVVKVKAAALDLFTDKEALLSLKSQVTTDPSNTLFSWNNNSSPCNWTRVSCNEVNQRVVGLDLSGLRLTGSISPNIGNLSFLRSLHLQGNQFTGVIPDQIGALSLLSVLNISFNSINGPIPLNINKCLNLQILDLMQNEISGAIPEGLSSLKSLEILKLGGNKLWGTIPPSFANISSLLTLNLATNNLGGMIPDDFGRFKNLKHLDLSINNLTGNVPLSLYNISSLVFLAVASNQLRGEIPVDVGDRLPNLSSFNFCINKFTGSIPWSLHNLTNIKSIRMAHNLLSGYVPSGLGNLPELQMYNIGYNQIKSSGDEGLNFLTSFINSSYLNFLAIDGNLLEGLLPESIGNLSSSLRSLYLGGNRIYGRIPASIRHLRSLALLNISYNYVSGEIPPEIGELTNLQELHLAENMISGRIPNSLGKLQKLNEIDLSSNDLVGSLPTTFVNFQQLVSMDLSSNRISGSIPKEIFSLSSLSATLNLSSNQLTGSFPQEIKGLENVAAVDFSHNHLSGSIPDTIGSWKSLEKFFLENNMFSGVIPATLGDVKGLEILDLSSNQLSGIIPNNLENLQALHLLNLSFNDLEGLLPKEGAFRNLSRIHVEGNSKLCLDLTCWNNQHRKRTSTAIYIVIGSIATVAVCSVIAVLLCVRKRKGKIMPRADSIKLRHPTITYRELRKATGSFDTGNLIGKGSFGSVYKGELGDGTVVAVKVLDIEKYGSWKSFLAECEALKNARHRNLIKLVTLCSTIDVKGFQFVSLVYDYMRNGSLEEWIKGSKRRSDGGLLNILERLNVAIDVACAVDYLHHDCEIPVAHCDLKPSNVLFDKDMTAKVGDFGLAKLLAERGADQQPITCTGGLRGSIGYIPPEYGLGLRPSTSGDVYSYGVMLLELFTGKSPTHEIFSGGSSIIKWVQSAFPATIEQVVDPELLLSIQDFQHDAQSMSPEKQHECLITILGVGLSCTVDSPDRRTNMRDSLLKLKTARDTLLKPPLDHKPDLDLEAGIGNSSMKSF from the exons ATGTACGGTAACCTCAGTGTTCCTTGTCTCAGTTACCCGATATTTTTCagattgttttcttctttttctagtgCCCTCAGAAACCAGAAAGTTATGGCTTTAGCATTGCGTTTTCGCTGTGTTGctgttttagtttttctattatCATCCCCAAGTGCACTTCCAGTGGTGAAGGTGAAGGCAGCTGCTTTGGATCTTTTCACTGACAAGGAAGCACTGCTTTCGCTTAAATCTCAGGTAACCACTGATCCTTCAAATACTCTTTTCTCATGGAACAACAACTCCAGCCCCTGTAACTGGACTCGTGTTAGCTGCAACGAGGTGAATCAAAGAGTCGTTGGCCTTGATTTGTCTGGCCTTAGATTAACAGGTTCCATTAGCCCAAACATTGGAAACCTATCCTTCCTTCGCTCACTCCATCTACAAGGGAACCAATTTACAGGAGTTATTCCTGATCAAATTGGTGCTCTTTCCCTTTTGAGCGTCCTTAATATTAGCTTTAACAGCATCAATGGTCCAATACCTTTAAACATAAACAAGTGCTTAAATCTCCAGATCCTGGACTTGATGCAAAATGAGATCTCAGGAGCAATTCCTGAGGGACTCAGCAGCCTAAAAAGCCTTGAAATCCTCAAGCTGGGTGGAAACAAGCTCTGGGGTACGATCCCACCATCTTTTGCAAACATTTCCTCTCTTCTCACCCTAAATTTAGCCACCAATAATCTTGGTGGAATGATCCCTGACGATTTTGGTCGTTTTAAGAATCTAAAACATCTAGACCTTAGTATCAATAATCTCACCGGCAATGTTCCCCTATCCCTGTACAACATTTCTTCTTTGGTTTTCCTCGCTGTTGCTTCAAACCAACTGCGAGGCGAAATCCCAGTTGATGTTGGAGATAGACTCCCAAATCTTTCGAGCTTCAATTTTTGCATCAACAAATTTACCGGTTCAATTCCATGGTCTTTGCATAATCTTACAAACATAAAGAGCATCCGCATGGCACACAATCTTCTGAGTGGATATGTGCCATCAGGACTTGGAAATCTTCCTGAATTGCAAATGTATAATATTGGCTACAATCAGATAAAAAGTTCTGGTGATGAGGGTCTCAATTTTCTCACTTCTTTCATAAACAGTAGCTATCTTAACTTTCTTGCCATCGATGGCAATCTTCTGGAGGGTCTCCTTCCGGAATCCATTGGAAATCTCTCGAGTTCTCTTAGAAGTTTATACTTGGGAGGGAATAGAATATATGGAAGGATACCTGCCTCAATCAGACATCTTAGAAGCTTGGCGTTGCTAAATATAAGCTATAATTATGTTTCTGGTGAAATTCCACCAGAAATCGGCGAGCTTACAAATCTGCAAGAGTTGCATTTGGCTGAAAATATGATATCGGGCAGAATTCCAAACTCCCTTGGAAAGCTCCAAAAACTGAATGAAATTGATCTATCTAGTAACGACTTGGTAGGAAGTCTGCCCACAACTTTTGTTAATTTCCAGCAGTTGGTGTCCATGGATCTATCCAGCAACAGGATCAGCGGAAGCATACCGAAAGAAATTTTCAGTCTCTCCAGTTTGAGTGCAACTCTGAACCTGTCCAGTAACCAGCTAACAGGTTCTTTTCCTCAAGAGATCAAGGGGCTCGAAAATGTTGCCGCTGTTGATTTTTCTCACAATCATTTGTCTGGAAGCATCCCAGATACAATTGGAAGCTGGAAGAGTTTGGAAAAgtttttcttggaaaataatATGTTCTCTGGAGTCATTCCAGCTACTCTAGGTGACGTGAAGGGTTTGGAGATCCTTGACCTCTCTTCGAACCAATTATCAGGCATAATACCCAATAATCTTGAAAACTTGCAGGCCCTTCACTTGTTGAACCTCTCATTCAACGACCTTGAAGGACTTCTTCCTAAGGAAGGAGCCTTTAGAAATCTCTCTAGAATTCACGTGGAAGGGAATTCGAAGCTCTGCTTGGATTTAACTTGTTGGAACAATCAACATCGGAAAAGAACATCCACTGCAATTTATATTGTCATTGGCAGCATAGCCACAGTTGCAGTATGCTCAGTGATAGCAGTTTTGCTGTgtgtaaggaaaagaaaagggaaaattaTGCCAAGGGCAGATTCAATTAAGCTTCGGCATCCCACAATCACTTATAGAGAACTTCGTAAAGCAACTGGGAGTTTTGACACTGGAAATCTGATAGGGAAGGGCAGTTTTGGGTCAGTCTACAAAGGTGAACTTGGAGATGGGACTGTTGTTGCAGTTAAGGTGCTTGACATCGAGAAGTACGGATCCTGGAAGAGTTTTTTGGCTGAATGTGAGGCTTTGAAGAACGCAAGGCATCGAAATCTTATTAAACTAGTCACCTTATGCTCAACTATAGATGTTAAGGGTTTCCAATTTGTGTCTTTGGTTTATGATTACATGCGTAATGGGAGCTTGGAAGAATGGATTAAGGGAAGCAAAAGGCGATCAGATGGAGGCTTGTTGAATATTTTGGAGAGGTTAAATGTGGCAATCGATGTTGCTTGCGCTGTGGATTACCTGCACCATGACTGTGAAATTCCAGTAGCGCACTGTGATTTGAAACCAAGTAATGTGCTTTTTGACAAAGACATGACTGCAAAGGTGGGAGACTTCGGTTTGGCTAAATTGCTGGCAGAGAGAGGAGCTGATCAGCAGCCAATAACTTGCACAGGTGGCCTCAGGGGCTCTATAGGATACATTCCTCCAG AATATGGTTTAGGATTGCGGCCATCAACTTCGGGAGATGTTTACAGCTATGGAGTTATGCTGCTAGAGCTGTTCACAGGGAAGAGCCCAACACACGAAATCTTTTCTGGAGGTTCAAGCATAATCAAGTGGGTGCAATCAGCTTTTCCTGCCACCATAGAACAAGTAGTGGACCCTGAGCTACTCTTATCAATTCAAGATTTTCAGCATGACGCTCAATCCATGAGCCCTGAAAAACAGCATGAATGCTTGATTACTATCCTTGGTGTTGGGCTATCCTGCACGGTTGATTCTCCTGATCGGAGAACTAACATGAGGGACTCTCTTCTCAAACTGAAAACGGCTAGAGACACTCTTCTCAAACCACCGCTTGACCACAAACCAGATCTTGACTTGGAAGCTGGAATTGGCAATAGCAGCATGAAGAGTTTCTAG
- the LOC133694315 gene encoding probable serine/threonine-protein kinase PBL7 isoform X1, with translation MEPSTTDEPAKSHGNHTNKHHSFQSQIHDHHHGIGTLSSTSILIIIVSSISVVVVLTIFLIIAMLRRYKYSKDGGNCRDFSSCNTSKFIAHTTIRFTPSPDVKGGCLYGSNMGHKLPGKYKGVQVFTFKELEIATNKFSEANVTWNEGYGVVYRGTLSDGTVAAIKMLHRAGKQGERAFRIEVDLLSRLHSPYLVELLGYCADQNHRLLVFEFMPNGTLQHHLHHKQYRQLDWGTRLRIALDCARALEFLHELTIPAVIHRDFKCSNILLDQNFRAKVSDFRSAKMGSERINARNSTCLPSTPGYLAPEYASTGKLTTKSDVYSYGVVLLQLLTGRKPVDTKQPSGEHVLVSWALPRLTNRDKVVEMVDPAMKDQYSKKDLIQVAAIAAVCVQPEADYRPLMTDVVQSLIPLVKNLSSVSSSCSSRFMNQMLCSPRPM, from the exons ATGGAACCTAGCACCACTGATGAACCTGCAAAGTCACATGGAAACCATACCAATAAGCATCATAGCTTCCAATCTCAAATCCATGATCACCATCATGGCATTGGCACCCTCTCTTCCACCTCTATTCTTATAATCATCGTATCATCCATTTCTGTTGTTGTAGTTCTCACTATCTTTCTAATTATAGCAATGCTTAGAAGATACAAATATTCCAAAGATGGAGGCAACTGCAGAGACTTTAGCAGTTGCAACACTAGCAAGTTCATTGCTCATACCACCATAAGATTCACTCCAAGCCCAG ATGTTAAGGGTGGATGTCTATATGGAAGCAATATGGGCCATAAGCTTCCAGGCAAATACAAAGGAGTCCAGGTTTTCACATTCAAGGAGCTTGAAATCGCCACAAACAAATTCAGTGAAGCAAATGTGACATGGAATGAAGGGTATGGGGTGGTGTATAGAGGTACCTTAAGTGATGGAACTGTGGCAGCAATTAAGATGCTCCATAGAGCAGGGAAGCAAGGAGAGCGTGCATTCAGGATAGAG GTGGATTTGCTAAGCAGGTTGCACTCACCATACTTGGTGGAGCTACTTGGTTATTGTGCTGACCAGAACCACAGGCTCCTAGTATTTGAATTTATGCCTAATGGGACTCTTCAACACCATCTCCATCACAAGCAATATCGACAGTTGGATTGGGGGACACGATTGAGAATTGCCCTTGATTGTGCTAGGGCCCTGGAGTTCCTTCATGAGCTCACAATCCCAGCAGTAATCCATCGTGACTTCAAGTGTAGTAACATTTTACTAGACCAAAATTTTCGGGCTAAAGTTTCAGATTTCAGATCGGCTAAGATGGGCTCGGAAAGGATCAATGCTCGAAATTCGACGTGTTTGCCGAGTACCCCTGGTTATCTAGCACCAGA GTATGCTTCAACGGGTAAGCTCACCACAAAATCAGATGTATACAGCTATGGAGTTGTTCTTTTACAGCTCTTAACTGGCCGTAAACCTGTTGATACCAAGCAGCCCTCCGGTGAACATGTCCTTGTCTCCTGG GCTCTTCCAAGGCTAACCAACAGAGATAAGGTAGTGGAAATGGTTGATCCAGCCATGAAAGACCAATATTCAAAGAAGGACTTGATCCAG GTGGCTGCTATTGCAGCCGTGTGTGTGCAACCAGAAGCAGATTATAGGCCTCTCATGACAGATGTTGTGCAGTCTCTAATCCCTCTGGTCAAGAACCTTTCTTCCGTATCTTCCTCTTGTTCCTCTAGATTTATGAATCAGATGTTGTGCAGTCCAAGGCCTATGTAG
- the LOC133693974 gene encoding E3 ubiquitin-protein ligase ATL6-like — MYTMDSYRFTHMILPLLVLFILSTPHGVVSQTTNSNDGQPYNYARVTPSMAIIIVVLIAVLFIMGFFSIYIRHCNEANGNGSIRPLGMGGLSRRVAASRGLDPAVIETFPTLIYSVVKGLKIGKGALECAVCLNEFEEDETLRLIPNCDHVFHPDCIGAWLESHTTCPVCRADLTKPADSVPQLGESHDPELDLEAQNGAVMDEPENGNANVEVVGPEPEVMGASVVKTLNRNRTRGSRSGRPLRFTRSHSTGHSVVQPGENTDRFTLRLPVEVRKQVMNRKLNRAMSMVVFSRQGSSVKGNKNGVGEGSPRKVLNYKRLEKLDQEARSDRWVFSRNPSFLARASSFLSRASSSVRSPRVAANGNQGDSSRQVGPSAGESSRPLV; from the coding sequence ATGTACACCATGGATTCTTACAGGTTCACACACATGATCCTCCCCCTCTTAGTTCTCTTCATCTTGTCAACACCTCATGGTGTCGTTTCCCAAACCACCAACTCGAACGACGGGCAGCCGTACAACTACGCCCGGGTGACTCCATCGATGGCCATAATCATTGTCGTTTTGATAGCCGTACTCTTCATCATGGGGTTCTTTTCAATCTACATCCGCCATTGCAACGAAGCCAACGGCAACGGGAGTATCCGGCCGCTGGGTATGGGCGGACTCTCTCGACGCGTCGCCGCCTCGCGTGGGCTTGATCCTGCCGTTATCGAGACGTTTCCCACGTTAATTTACTCGGTCGTGAAAGGCTTGAAGATTGGCAAAGGCGCGTTAGAATGCGCCGTTTGTTTAAACGAATTTGAAGAGGATGAAACGCTGCGTTTGATTCCTAATTGTGACCACGTGTTCCATCCTGATTGCATCGGTGCTTGGTTGGAGTCTCACACTACCTGTCCTGTCTGCAGAGCTGATTTGACCAAGCCTGCAGACTCGGTCCCTCAACTCGGTGAGTCGCACGACCCCGAGCTGGACCTGGAGGCCCAAAATGGGGCAGTGATGGACGAGCCAGAAAATGGGAATGCTAATGTGGAAGTGGTTGGACCGGAGCCTGAGGTTATGGGAGCGAGTGTGGTCAAAACTTTGAACAGGAACCGGACACGGGGGTCGAGATCGGGTAGGCCATTGAGGTTTACTAGGTCACATTCGACCGGACATTCTGTGGTTCAACCAGGAGAGAATACCGATCGGTTTACTTTGAGATTGCCGGTTGAGGTTAGGAAACAAGTGATGAACCGGAAGTTGAACCGGGCGATGAGTATGGTGGTGTTCTCCAGACAAGGAAGTTCAGTGAAGGGGAACAAGAACGGAGTTGGTGAAGGGAGTCCCAGGAAGGTGTTAAATTATAAGCGACTTGAGAAACTGGACCAAGAAGCAAGGTCGGACCGGTGGGTTTTTAGTCGGAACCCGTCATTCCTAGCAAGAGCGTCGTCATTCCTATCGAGAGCGTCGTCATCGGTTAGGTCACCAAGAGTGGCTGCTAATGGCAACCAAGGGGATTCATCTAGACAGGTTGGACCGAGTGCGGGTGAATCGAGCAGACCGCTGGTTTAG
- the LOC133693623 gene encoding sugar transporter ESL1-like yields the protein MEGDGIEEGLESATSPLLLGDKSTGNTTTGNQHSITPVLVFSTFVALCGSFSYGCSVGYSSPAESGIMKDLGLSVAAYSVFGSIVTIGGMVGAILSGKMADLIGRRGTMWTCQIICTAGWLAIAFAKKAWCLDIGRFLVGVAIGILTYVVPVYISEITPKNLRGRFTSANQLLVCCGFAVTYFVGSIASWRALSLIATIPSIVQIVCLFFVPESPRWLAKLGREKEFEASLQRLRGTNSDISEEAVDIRDAIEILKQTSAETRTLELFQRRYAYAVIVGVGLILLQTFGGNSAVSYYLGTIFAKANVSTSSGPIIFALLQIPTSVATVLLMDLFGRRTLLMVSATTSCLCLFLVGLSFCFQESHNLKELTPILTLVGILGFGCGFAIGMSGIPWVIMAEIFPVNVKASAGSLVVLTSWASSWVVTYTFNFMLEWSSAGTFFIFSGMCALTILFVWKLVPETKGRTLEEIQSTLITQIPGQNSVIAKT from the exons ATGGAGGGAGACGGCATAGAAGAAGGGCTGGAATCAGCAACAAGCCCTCTACTTCTCGGAGATAAGAGCACCGGCAACACAACAACCGGCAACCAGCACTCCATCACTCCCGTTCTTGTCTTCAGCACCTTTGTTGCTCTCTGTGGTTCCTTCAGCTATGGATGTTCT GTGGGTTACTCGTCGCCTGCTGAGTCTGGAATCATGAAAGATCTAGGCCTCTCTGTTGCAGCG TACTCAGTTTTTGGCTCGATAGTGACAATAGGAGGGATGGTAGGTGCAATTTTAAGTGGGAAGATGGCAGATCTCATCGGTCGAAGAGGA ACGATGTGGACATGCCAGATAATTTGCACGGCAGGCTGGCTTGCAATAGCATTTGCTAAG AAAGCTTGGTGTCTGGACATTGGAAGATTCTTAGTCGGAGTTGCAATTGGGATTCTTACTTATGTG GTGCCTGTATATATTTCAGAAATTACTCCTAAGAATCTCAGGGGACGATTTACCTCAGCCAATCAG TTGTTAGTATGTTGTGGCTTTGCAGTAACGTATTTTGTTGGAAGTATTGCAAGCTGGCGTGCCTTGTCTCTTATAG CTACTATTCCAAGCATAGTGCAAattgtatgtttatttttcGTCCCAGAGTCTCCAAGATGGCTG GCAAAACTCGGCCGTGAAAAGGAGTTTGAAGCTTCTTTGCAACGTCTTAGGGGAACAAATTCAGATATTTCTGAAGAAGCAGTTGATATCAGA GATGCTATAGAAATTTTGAAACAGACCTCAGCTGAAACTAGAACCTTAGAGTTGTTCCAGAGGAGATATGCTTATGCAGTTATT GTTGGAGTAGGGCTGATCTTACTACAAACATTTGGAGGAAATAGTGCAGTGTCATATTATCTTGGCACCATATTTGCTAAAGCTA ATGTTTCAACCTCCTCTGGACCTATAATTTTTGCTCTTTTACAG ATTCCAACATCTGTTGCAACTGTACTCTTAATGGATTTATTTGGAAGACGGACACTTCTTATG GTTTCAGCTACCACATCATGCTTATGCTTGTTCCTTGTAGGATTATCGTTTTGCTTCCAG GAATCCCACAACCTGAAAGAGCTCACCCCAATATTGACTTTGGTTGGCATATTG GGTTTCGGCTGCGGTTTTGCCATAGGCATGTCAGGAATACCTTGGGTTATAATGGCAGAG ATATTTCCTGTAAATGTAAAGGCATCAGCAGGAAGCCTAGTGGTTTTAACCAGCTGGGCTAGTTCTTGGGTTGTGACATACACATTTAATTTTATGCTGGAGTGGAGTTCAGCTG GGACATTCTTCATCTTCAGTGGAATGTGTGCTTTAACTATTTTATTCGTATGGAAGTTGGTGCCAGAGACGAAGGGAAGAACATTAGAAGAAATACAATCAACATTAATCACTCAGATCCCTGGACAAAACTCGGTGATAGCGAAAACATAA
- the LOC133693722 gene encoding uncharacterized protein LOC133693722 yields MGDIEESVKQEKKVVFVTVGTTLFDALVRTVDTKEVKQELLRKGYTHLVIQMGRGSYTPAKSEGKDGSLAVDYFTFSPSIADHLRSASLVISHAGSGSIFETLRLGKPLIVVVNEDLMDNHQSELAEELAERKHLYCAHPQTLHQTISDMNIESLLPYPPGDATAVAKLINRFLGFPDD; encoded by the exons ATGGGAGATATTGAGGAGAGTGTGAAGCAAGAGAAGAAAGTGGTATTTGTAACTGTAGGAACAACATTGTTTGATGCTCTTGTGAGAACTGTGGATACTAAGGAAGTTAAACAAGAGTTATTAAGAAAAGGATATACCCACCTCGTTATTCAAATGGGTCGAGGATCCTACACTCCTGCCAag AGTGAAGGAAAAGATGGATCTCTGGCTGTTGATTACTTCACTTTTTCACCAAGCATTGCAGACCATCTGAGATCAGCATCTCTTGTCATCAGCCATGCAG GGTCAGGGAGCATATTTGAAACTTTGCGGCTTGGGAAACCTCTAATTGTTGTGGTTAATGAAGATTTGATGGACAATCATCAAAGTGAACTTGCAGAAGAACTAGCAGAGAGGAAGCATTTATACTGTGCTCATCCTCAAACGCTTCATCAGACAATATCTGATATGAATATTGAGTCCCTCCTTCCATACCCGCCAGGTGATGCCACAGCAGTTGCCAAGCTTATAAACAGGTTTCTAGGTTTCCCAGATGATTGA
- the LOC133694315 gene encoding probable serine/threonine-protein kinase PBL7 isoform X2: MGHKLPGKYKGVQVFTFKELEIATNKFSEANVTWNEGYGVVYRGTLSDGTVAAIKMLHRAGKQGERAFRIEVDLLSRLHSPYLVELLGYCADQNHRLLVFEFMPNGTLQHHLHHKQYRQLDWGTRLRIALDCARALEFLHELTIPAVIHRDFKCSNILLDQNFRAKVSDFRSAKMGSERINARNSTCLPSTPGYLAPEYASTGKLTTKSDVYSYGVVLLQLLTGRKPVDTKQPSGEHVLVSWALPRLTNRDKVVEMVDPAMKDQYSKKDLIQVAAIAAVCVQPEADYRPLMTDVVQSLIPLVKNLSSVSSSCSSRFMNQMLCSPRPM, encoded by the exons ATGGGCCATAAGCTTCCAGGCAAATACAAAGGAGTCCAGGTTTTCACATTCAAGGAGCTTGAAATCGCCACAAACAAATTCAGTGAAGCAAATGTGACATGGAATGAAGGGTATGGGGTGGTGTATAGAGGTACCTTAAGTGATGGAACTGTGGCAGCAATTAAGATGCTCCATAGAGCAGGGAAGCAAGGAGAGCGTGCATTCAGGATAGAG GTGGATTTGCTAAGCAGGTTGCACTCACCATACTTGGTGGAGCTACTTGGTTATTGTGCTGACCAGAACCACAGGCTCCTAGTATTTGAATTTATGCCTAATGGGACTCTTCAACACCATCTCCATCACAAGCAATATCGACAGTTGGATTGGGGGACACGATTGAGAATTGCCCTTGATTGTGCTAGGGCCCTGGAGTTCCTTCATGAGCTCACAATCCCAGCAGTAATCCATCGTGACTTCAAGTGTAGTAACATTTTACTAGACCAAAATTTTCGGGCTAAAGTTTCAGATTTCAGATCGGCTAAGATGGGCTCGGAAAGGATCAATGCTCGAAATTCGACGTGTTTGCCGAGTACCCCTGGTTATCTAGCACCAGA GTATGCTTCAACGGGTAAGCTCACCACAAAATCAGATGTATACAGCTATGGAGTTGTTCTTTTACAGCTCTTAACTGGCCGTAAACCTGTTGATACCAAGCAGCCCTCCGGTGAACATGTCCTTGTCTCCTGG GCTCTTCCAAGGCTAACCAACAGAGATAAGGTAGTGGAAATGGTTGATCCAGCCATGAAAGACCAATATTCAAAGAAGGACTTGATCCAG GTGGCTGCTATTGCAGCCGTGTGTGTGCAACCAGAAGCAGATTATAGGCCTCTCATGACAGATGTTGTGCAGTCTCTAATCCCTCTGGTCAAGAACCTTTCTTCCGTATCTTCCTCTTGTTCCTCTAGATTTATGAATCAGATGTTGTGCAGTCCAAGGCCTATGTAG